The following coding sequences are from one Zalophus californianus isolate mZalCal1 chromosome 15, mZalCal1.pri.v2, whole genome shotgun sequence window:
- the LOC113920473 gene encoding translation initiation factor IF-2-like, whose translation MGPRGPGAGAGSGGGGGGGFGRRQRPRRPHRPPACRGPAPAATDAAAAAAAVAAAAAAVAARRLHALQPRRHPRGAAPGPIPGAPARAAAGPRAAFRGRAAWPRDAGRRKAAFRHRGPTWPPPPPFARPGAPRFSAALREPGRQGAPVLQPARSQPSASTLWERPIRAQRGGRAAGLASLPPPAAPRRRRPRVKLQRAAPSPPRARVRGRTGSPRRVLSDPPRREPHNPQRNRNHTPAPLPGHAWEGETGDRVGDPRRRGPRAGGGSRRALAAGRVLCARIRGGRAGLQAEWRLPPTPNGGFLMCTREINDPSKPPLGSVWQKQLRTDRKPVSRTDPAGSD comes from the exons ATGGGGCCGCGCGGgccgggcgcgggcgcgggctccggcggcggcggcggcggcgggttCGGGCGCAGGCAGCGGCCGCGGCGGCCGCAT CGGCCTCCTGCGTGCCGGGGCCCCGCTCCTGCTGCTactgatgctgctgctgctgctgctgctgtcgctgccgccgctgccgctgTCGCTGCCCGCCGCCTGCATGCGCTCCAGCCGCGCCGGCATCCTCGGGGCGCCGCGCCCGGCCCGATCCCCGGGGcgcccgcccgcgccgccgcTGGGCCTCGAGCCGCGTTCAGGGGCCGAGCCGCCTGGCCGCGGGATGCCGGACGCCGGAAAGCCGCATTCCGACACAGGGGGCCGAcctggccgccgccgccgccgttcGCCCGGCCCGGCGCGCCGCGTTTTTCGGCGGCGCTCCGCGAGCCCGGGCGGCAAGGTGCACCTGTTCTTCAGCCGGCCCGCAGCCAACCCTCGGCCAGCACTCTCTGGGAGAGACCAATCCGAGCGCAGCGCGGAGGGCGAGCGGCCGGGCTCGCCTCACTCCCGCCGCCCGCGgctccgcgccgccgccgcccgagAGTCAAACTCCAGCGAGCTGCGCCGTCGCCGCCGCGAGCCCGGGTCCGGGGGCGCACTGGGAGTCCACGGCGGGTGCTGTCGGACCCACCGCGGAGGGAACCCCACAATCCGCAGAGGAATCGAAATCACACCCCGGCGCCGCTGCCGGGTCACGCTTGGGAAGGTGAAACAGGAGACCGCGTCGGGGATCCCAGGCGACGCGGACCTCGGGCCGGAGGTGGCTCCAGGCGAGCTCTGGCGGCCGGGCGGGTGCTGTGTGCGCGGATCCGCGGCGGACGGGCTGGGCTTCAGGCAGAGTGGCGCCTCCCACCAACACCTAATGGTGGTTTCTTAATGTgcacaagagaaataaatgatcCAAGCAAACCCCCACTTGGAAGTGTGTGGCAAAAGCAGCTCCGGACCGATCGTAAGCCCGTCTCCCGAACGGACCCCGCGGGGTCAGACTAA